The Corynebacterium marinum DSM 44953 genome contains the following window.
AGGGCGTGACATCGCAGGGTCTGGACGTGATCATGCTGGGCCTGACCTCCACGGACCAGCTCTACTTCGCCGCCGGCACCCTGGAATGCGCCGGCGCGATGTTCACCGCCTCGCACAACCCGGCCCAGTACAACGGCATCAAGCTGTGCCGCGCGGGCGCCCGCCCCGTCAGCCAGGACACGGGGCTCGCCGAGATCATCGGCATGCTCGTGGACGGCGTCCCGGCGTACGAGGGTGCGCGGGGTGAGTCCTCCGAACGCGACGTCCTCGCCGACTACGGCGCATACCTGCGCGGCCTGGTCGACCTCGGCGCCATCCGCCCGCTGGTCGTCGCCGTCGACGCCGCCAACGGCATGGGCGGGCACACCGTCCCCGAGGTGTTCCGCGACCTGCCGTTGGACATCCGGCCCCTCTACTTCGAGCTGGACGGCACCTTCCCCAACCACGAGGCGAACCCCCTGGACCCGAAGAACCTGGTGGACCTGCAGAAGTTCACCGTCGAGCAGGGCGCCGACATCGGGCTGGCCTTCGACGGCGACGCCGACCGGTGCTTCGTCATCGACGAGAACGGCGACCCGGTGAGCCCTTCGGCGATCTGCGCGATCGTCGCCAAGCGTTACCTGCGGGAGCATGCGGGGGCGACGATCATCCACAACCTCATCACCTCGAAGTCGGTGCCGGAGATCATCGCCGAGGAGGGCGGCACGGCCGTGCGCACGCGTGTGGGCCACTCCTTCATCAAATCGACGATGGCGGAGACCGGTGCGGTCTTCGGAGGGGAGCACTCCGCGCACTACTACTTCACGGAGTTCTTCAACGCCGACTCCGGCATCCTCGCCGCGATGCACGTGCTCGCCGCGCTGGGAAGCCAGGGCGAGCCGCTCAGCCGCATGATGGCCGAATACGAGCGCTACGAGGCTTCCGGCGAGATCAACTCCACCGTCACGGACCAGAAGGCCAGCACGCAGGCGGTCCTCGACGCCTTCGCGGACCGCATCGAGTCCGTCGACCGCCTCGACGGGGTCACCGTGGAGCTGAAGGGCACCGAGGCCTGGTTCAACGTCCGCGCCTCCAACACGGAGCCGTTGCTGCGCCTGAACGTCGAGGCCCCCACCCGGGCCGAAGTTGACGCCCTGGTCGGGGAGATCCTCTCCATCATCCGCGCCTGAGAAGCCCCGCCGGTAGCGAACACGGCCGGTGCGCGCGAACGGACAGTTATCCTGGAACGCATGGATAACAGTTCCCTCGAGGCCTACCTGGACGGCTCCACCTACAACCGGGAGACAGTCAGGTTCTACGACGTCGCCCACGAAGGCGCCCAGATCCGTGCCGTCGTGGGGGCCATCCCCTCGCTCCGGGGGCTGCACCAGCTGCAGCCGCGCAGCGTCGTGGTCGTCGCGATGGACCAGGTGTCGGACGCCTCCGCACGGTTCGTCGGGCGGATGCGGTCCCCGCTGCGCACGCCGCTGGTGATCACCGACTCCCTGCCCAGCTACGTCGGCGCCCTGGACATCGTCATCGTCCTCGGCGACCGCGCCGACGACCCCGACACCTCCCGGGGGCTGATCAGCGCGGACCGCCGCGGAGCGACCACCATCCTGGTCGGCCCGCCGCGCGGACCGATCCTGGAGGACGCGCCGGACGACACCATCGTCGTCCCCGCGTTGCCCACCGTCTTCGGGGCATCGCCCGCCCGCTCCATCGCCGCCCTGAGCGCCGTTCTGGATCTGCTCGAGGAAGACTCCGATCTGGTCGCGCAGCGCCTCAGCGACACCGCCGACTGCGTCGACGAGGAACTGGAGCAGCTGTCCCCCGAGCGGGATTCCCTGGTCAACCCCGGCCGGCAGCTACGGGAGTACGTCGACCTGGCCCGCGTCGTCCACACCGGGCGCGGCAGGCCGGGATTCGCCGTGGCCGAGCTCATGTCCGTCGTCTGGTCCCTCAAGGGAATGGCCTCCGGAGTCGCCGCCGTCGACGAGCTGGAGCTTCCTCCCCCGGCGCCGGAGCACAACATCTTCCACGATCCGTTACTGGACGGCCCCGTCGATTTGCTAGCCTTGAAGGTTGTTGTCTGGGCAGAGGATCCCGACGTGGCCGCCGCGCTGCCCGGTGCCATCGCCGTCAACTGCGACACCCCGGGCACCGGCCCGTTGGCCGCCGCACTGAAACTCATCACCCGAGGCCTCGCGGCAACGGCGTACGACCTGCCCGAAGCCCCATCGGAGGACTAAACTAGATGCAGAAGCTGACCGGCACGCTCCGGAGCTACCCCTGGGGATCGCGCACCCTCATTCCGGAGCTGCGTGGACTTCCCTCACCCTCCACCCGCCCGGAGGCGGAGTTGTGGTTCGGAGCCCATCCAGTAGGTTCGTCGACCATCCAGGACCGGGCCCTCACCGACATC
Protein-coding sequences here:
- a CDS encoding phosphomannomutase/phosphoglucomutase, which gives rise to MRTREDVSSVIKAYDVRGVVGDEITPEFIRDTGAAFGFLLRGEGETTVAVGHDMRPSSPELAAAFAEGVTSQGLDVIMLGLTSTDQLYFAAGTLECAGAMFTASHNPAQYNGIKLCRAGARPVSQDTGLAEIIGMLVDGVPAYEGARGESSERDVLADYGAYLRGLVDLGAIRPLVVAVDAANGMGGHTVPEVFRDLPLDIRPLYFELDGTFPNHEANPLDPKNLVDLQKFTVEQGADIGLAFDGDADRCFVIDENGDPVSPSAICAIVAKRYLREHAGATIIHNLITSKSVPEIIAEEGGTAVRTRVGHSFIKSTMAETGAVFGGEHSAHYYFTEFFNADSGILAAMHVLAALGSQGEPLSRMMAEYERYEASGEINSTVTDQKASTQAVLDAFADRIESVDRLDGVTVELKGTEAWFNVRASNTEPLLRLNVEAPTRAEVDALVGEILSIIRA